One segment of Phragmites australis chromosome 13, lpPhrAust1.1, whole genome shotgun sequence DNA contains the following:
- the LOC133887899 gene encoding protein SMAX1-LIKE 3-like: MRAGGCTVQQSLTAGAAAVVKQAVSLARRRGNAQVTPLHVASAMLAAPAGLMRAACLRSHSHPLQCKALELCFNVALNRLPASHAVASSPLLGGHGHHHYYQQSLSNALVAAFKRAQAHQRRGSVENQQQPVLAVKIELEQLVVSILDDPSVSRVMREAGFSSTQVKANVEQAVSNTTTTAATTPNQNPNPSGTPNASPPQETKAKRPLDHVREEDVATILDCLASQRKRRVVVVAESTTAAEALARAAMDKIKRAEVKHDVLRGAQVVSLSVSSFRDMPREEAERRLGELRCLVKGRGQVLLVVEDFKWAAEFWAGHVQSGRRGYYCSVEHVVTEVRALACAGGGEHGLCWLVGFGTYQAYMKCRAGQPSLESLWGLQTLTVPAGSLALSLTCAFDDSALGAVNQSMKASSDTDGNGPASCWPLSGGSQPISRCCGDCSAARIDTKAALPRPFVSSSSLPSWLQHYRDQDPTHLTDLGKTWSSICSKPSQRMTLHFSAPVSPASSISSYEHGHQLHQPRESWLLADFDAKHPWKPKCENSGKAKSHDSGASNGSMEVECRGKFKELNAENLKVLCGALEKEVPWQKEIVPEIASTVLQCRSGIAKRCDKSRSKDAKEETWMFFLGGDAGGKEMVAKELANLVFGSRKNFLSIRVGASSPSVSGSSEEHRSKRPRTSPASELDYLERLYEAISENPHRVILMEDVEQADRDCQLSIKEAIESGVVRNHAGEEVGMGDAIIILSCESFEAGSKACSPPSKQMKVEMEEAKEEQTSDHEHNEVGTSSSSCFDLNVNVESDQADERNFSEVCLLTAVDRTLFFVRQENS, from the exons ATGAGGGCCGGGGGGTGCACGGTGCAGCAGTCGCTgacggcgggcgcggcggcggtggtgaagCAGGCGGTGAGCCTGGCGCGGCGGCGTGGGAACGCGCAGGTGACGCCGCTGCACGTGGCGAGCGCGATGCTGGCGGCGCCCGCAGGGCTCATGCGCGCCGCGTGCCTCCGGTCGCACTCCCACCCGCTCCAGTGCAAGGCGCTGGAGCTCTGCTTCAACGTCGCGCTCAACCGCCTCCCCGCCTCCCACGCGGTCGCCTCGTCGCCGCTGCTCGGCGGGCACGGCCACCACCACTACTACCAGCAGTCTTTGTCTAACGCGCTTGTTGCGGCGTTCAAGCGCGCGCAGGCGCACCAGCGGCGTGGCTCCGTGGAGAACCAGCAGCAGCCGGTGCTCGCCGTCAAGATCGAGCTTGAGCAGCTCGTTGTCTCCATCCTCGACGACCCTAGCGTCAGCCGGGTAATGCGCGAGGCCGGATTCTCTAGCACTCAGGTGAAGGCCAACGTGGAGCAGGCCGTGAGCAACACAACAACCACGGCGGCCACCACTCCCaaccaaaaccctaaccctagcggcACCCCCAATGCAAGTCCACCTCAAGAAACCAAAGCCAAGCGCCCACTGGACCATGTGCGCGAAGAGGACGTCGCCACTATCCTGGACTGCTTGGCCTCCCAGAGAAAGAGGAGGGTCGTGGTCGTCGCCGAGAGCACGACGGCGGCCGAGGCCTTGGCGCGCGCGGCTATGGACAAGATCAAGAGGGCCGAGGTGAAGCACGACGTTCTGCGAGGCGCGCAGGTCGTCAGCCTCAGCGTGTCGTCGTTCCGCGACATGCCGAGGGAGGAGGCGGAGCGGCGGCTCGGCGAGCTGCGGTGCCTCGTCAAGGGCAGGGGTCAAGTGCTGCTCGTCGTGGAGGATTTCAAGTGGGCGGCCGAGTTCTGGGCTGGGCACGTCCAGAGCGGGAGGAGAGGGTACTACTGCTCCGTCGAGCATGTCGTCACCGAGGTGCGCGCTCTGGCttgcgccggcggcggcgagcacgGCCTCTGCTGGCTCGTCGGGTTCGGGACGTACCAGGCCTACATGAAGTGCAGGGCGGGGCAGCCGTCTCTGGAGAGCCTGTGGGGGCTGCAGACGCTCACCGTGCCCGCCGGCAGCCTCGCGCTGAGCCTCACCTGCGCCTTCGATGACAG TGCTCTTGGCGCAGTCAATCAGTCCATGAAAGCGAGCTCTGACACGGATGGGAATGGACCGGCGTCTTGCTGGCCACTTTCGGGTGGCAGCCAACCAATCTCCAGATGCTGCGGCGATTGCTCTGCAGCGAGGATTGACACGAAAGCAGCATTGCCGCGGCCGTTCGTCTCGTCGTCGAGCCTCCCTTCCTGGCTTCAGCATTACCGCGATCAG GACCCTACACATCTCACGGATCTTGGCAAGACATGGAGCTCCATCTGCAGCAAACCGTCGCAGCGGATGACGTTGCACTTCTCCGCGCcagtgtctccggcctcctctATCTCTTCCTACGAGCACGGCCACCAGTTGCACCAACCTCGCGAGTCATGGCTCCTCGCGGATTTCGACGCCAAGCACCCGTGGAAACCCAAGTGCGAGAACAGCGGGAAGGCCAAGTCGCACGACTCCGGCGCTTCGAACGGCTCCATGGAGGTGGAGTGTCGTGGCAAGTTCAAGGAGCTCAACGCCGAGAACCTGAAGGTTCTCTGCGGCGCGTTGGAGAAGGAGGTGCCGTGGCAGAAGGAGATAGTCCCCGAAATCGCGAGCACCGTCCTCCAATGCCGGTCGGGGATCGCAAAAAGGTGCGACAAGTCGAGATCGAAAGACGCGAAGGAGGAGACGTGGATGTTTTTCCTCGGAGGCGACGCTGGAGGCAAGGAGATGGTGGCGAAGGAGCTCGCCAACCTCGTGTTCGGGTCTCGCAAGAACTTCCTGTCCATCCGAGTCGGTGCCTCCTCGCCTTCTGTATCTGGCTCCTCCGAGGAGCACCGGAGTAAACGGCCACGGACGTCTCCCGCCAGCGAGCTGGACTACCTAGAACGGCTCTACGAGGCTATCTCCGAGAATCCTCACCGCGTCATTCTCATGGAGGACGTCGAGCAGGCCGACCGGGACTGCCAGCTCAGCATCAAGGAAGCGATCGAGAGCGGTGTGGTGCGGAACCACGCCGGCGAAGAGGTCGGCATGGGCGATGCCATTATCATCCTGAGCTGCGAGAGTTTCGAAGCAGGGTCTAAAGCTTGCTCGCCACCGAGCAAACAGATGAAGGTAGAAAtggaggaggccaaggaggagcaGACGAGTGACCATGAACACAACGAAGTTGGcacgtcctcctcctcttgctttGATTTGAATGTCAACGTGGAGAGTGATCAAGCGGATGAGCGCAATTTCAGTGAAGTCTGTCTGCTCACGGCCGTCGACCGGACGCTCTTTTTTGTAAGGCAGGAGAACTCGTGA